In one Acidobacteriota bacterium genomic region, the following are encoded:
- the lptE gene encoding LPS assembly lipoprotein LptE, with translation MTGCGYTLVGRASNLPADIQQVYIEPLENRTSRSQVEQLLTQAITDELVTRQRFTVLNSRAGADAEIRGAVVGYAATPVTFDQNTGRAQEYEISLIVQVIFQRIPETEDEEPEVIWRNDRYQFRESYPVEAGNEAYFDREDQTIEEVSRRLAETMVSDLLEGF, from the coding sequence ATGACGGGCTGTGGCTACACCCTGGTGGGTCGGGCGAGCAATTTGCCGGCGGATATTCAGCAGGTGTATATCGAGCCCCTGGAGAACCGCACCAGCCGCTCTCAGGTGGAGCAGCTCCTGACCCAGGCGATCACCGACGAGTTGGTGACCCGGCAGCGCTTCACGGTGCTCAACAGCCGCGCCGGTGCGGACGCGGAGATCCGAGGCGCCGTGGTCGGTTACGCTGCGACGCCGGTGACCTTCGACCAGAATACGGGCCGGGCCCAGGAGTACGAAATCTCCCTCATCGTGCAGGTGATCTTCCAGCGCATCCCGGAAACCGAGGATGAGGAGCCGGAAGTCATCTGGCGCAACGACCGCTACCAGTTCCGCGAGTCGTACCCGGTGGAAGCCGGCAACGAGGCCTACTTCGACCGCGAGGATCAAACCATCGAAGAAGTCTCCCGGCGCTTGGCGGAGACGATGGTGAGCGATCTGCTGGAAGGGTTCTAA
- a CDS encoding transglutaminase-like domain-containing protein codes for MTLLAPASASWAAVAVAGQDRLEVSLPVDAPISSYQNNGYRLEVEDGRARVTVDVQPLVSDYPFQAPERLPRTAVQRLSRALTAGAESRYDAVSRILGWISDNVRYHLDRQADQSPEAVLERREAYCTGSARLAVSLLDAVGIEAREVAGLLLESPNLGGEAAPPVGFHRWIEVFYPDRGWVFSDPMASHHFVPATYLPLSSPRAPEDLPQRLGPILRSPDLWPIDRYDHAAGTVSARKNSPRQLAGAVRIRWQPQEASAGEDAEAWLEGEGLRRRLRLTAGNATFTGVEPGFYTVKLWNHGLPVAEGELLINDRRRVELRIPECLAGHHSREGVRPCAAPSGDGS; via the coding sequence GTGACCTTGCTGGCACCGGCGTCGGCGAGCTGGGCGGCAGTGGCGGTGGCGGGGCAGGATCGGCTAGAGGTATCACTACCGGTGGACGCCCCGATTTCTTCGTACCAGAACAATGGCTACCGCCTGGAGGTGGAGGACGGCCGTGCACGGGTCACGGTGGATGTCCAACCCCTGGTTAGCGACTACCCGTTTCAAGCTCCTGAGCGGCTCCCCAGGACCGCTGTGCAGCGTTTGAGCCGAGCCCTGACGGCGGGTGCCGAGAGCCGCTATGACGCGGTGTCTCGGATTCTCGGCTGGATCTCGGACAATGTTCGCTATCACCTGGACAGGCAGGCCGACCAAAGCCCGGAAGCTGTGTTGGAGCGTCGTGAAGCTTATTGCACGGGCTCGGCACGGTTGGCGGTCAGCTTGCTGGACGCGGTGGGTATCGAAGCCCGGGAGGTTGCGGGGTTGCTGTTAGAGTCTCCGAATCTCGGTGGAGAAGCGGCTCCTCCGGTAGGCTTCCACCGCTGGATCGAGGTGTTCTATCCGGACCGCGGCTGGGTGTTCAGTGACCCCATGGCGAGCCATCATTTCGTACCGGCGACGTATTTGCCGTTGAGCTCCCCGCGAGCCCCGGAGGATCTGCCCCAACGCCTCGGGCCGATCCTCCGCAGTCCGGATCTCTGGCCCATCGACCGCTACGATCATGCGGCCGGGACGGTGTCGGCGCGAAAGAATTCTCCTCGCCAGCTGGCGGGGGCGGTGCGCATCCGCTGGCAGCCCCAGGAGGCGTCGGCGGGCGAGGACGCCGAAGCCTGGCTGGAGGGCGAAGGATTGCGCCGGCGTTTGCGCCTGACCGCCGGCAACGCCACGTTCACGGGAGTGGAGCCGGGGTTTTACACGGTCAAGTTGTGGAACCACGGTCTGCCGGTGGCGGAAGGTGAGCTGTTGATCAACGATCGCCGGCGGGTGGAGCTCCGGATTCCGGAGTGCCTCGCCGGCCACCATTCAAGAGAGGGAGTACGACCATGCGCAGCGCCATCCGGCGACGGATCCTGA
- the nusB gene encoding transcription antitermination factor NusB, translating to MTTIAGKRRTAREMAVQMLYQRDVGGSDLAQIFRTFDLNSLLIQDEPEGDAPGADGAAATAPDPAPVRSASRTKAREQNQDGGVSVATRGPATGSVTTEGRDQVRRRRGQLEESFEYARTLVNGVVENRQRIDELISEQADNWRLERMPVVDRNVLRLAVYELLYELDIPKLVVVDEAIELAKRFGSENSGRFVNGLLDGLLRRHTFPGRMS from the coding sequence ATGACCACGATTGCGGGCAAGCGCCGGACCGCTCGGGAAATGGCGGTCCAAATGCTCTATCAGCGGGACGTCGGTGGCAGCGATCTGGCTCAGATCTTCCGCACTTTCGATCTCAACTCTCTGCTCATCCAGGACGAGCCGGAAGGTGATGCGCCGGGTGCCGATGGTGCCGCCGCTACGGCGCCGGACCCGGCTCCGGTGCGCTCGGCTTCGAGGACCAAGGCTCGGGAGCAGAACCAGGACGGCGGCGTTTCCGTCGCCACCCGCGGTCCCGCCACCGGCTCCGTGACCACCGAAGGCCGCGATCAGGTCCGTCGCCGCCGCGGTCAGCTGGAGGAGTCCTTCGAATACGCCCGGACTCTGGTCAACGGGGTGGTGGAGAATCGCCAGCGCATCGACGAGCTGATCTCGGAGCAGGCGGATAATTGGCGCCTCGAGCGCATGCCGGTGGTGGACCGCAACGTCCTGCGGCTGGCGGTCTACGAGCTGCTCTACGAGCTGGATATTCCCAAGTTGGTGGTGGTGGATGAAGCCATCGAGCTCGCCAAGCGCTTCGGCTCAGAGAATTCAGGACGCTTTGTCAACGGCCTGCTGGACGGCCTGCTCCGGCGCCACACCTTCCCCGGGAGGATGTCCTGA
- the ribH gene encoding 6,7-dimethyl-8-ribityllumazine synthase: MSRIRETNGHLSGASRRFVIVAARFNSRIVESLIDGAVDCLLRHGVEADDLHVVRVPGAWEIPLALDQVVEAERPDGLVALGAVIRGETPHFDYVCAQCSSGVAEVSLRRGVPVGFGLLTCDNPSQAQERAGGKAGNKGWEAAAAALEMVDLSHRLRSS, encoded by the coding sequence ATGAGCAGGATACGAGAAACCAACGGCCATCTCAGTGGCGCCTCCAGACGCTTCGTCATCGTCGCTGCGCGGTTCAACAGCCGCATCGTCGAGAGCCTCATCGACGGTGCCGTGGACTGCCTTCTGCGCCATGGTGTGGAGGCCGACGACCTGCACGTGGTGCGAGTTCCCGGCGCCTGGGAGATTCCTCTAGCCTTGGACCAGGTGGTCGAGGCGGAAAGGCCGGACGGCCTGGTCGCCCTCGGCGCGGTAATCCGCGGTGAGACTCCGCATTTCGACTATGTTTGTGCCCAATGCAGCAGCGGTGTCGCCGAGGTCTCCTTGCGCCGGGGAGTGCCGGTGGGCTTCGGCTTGCTGACCTGCGACAATCCCTCTCAGGCCCAGGAGCGCGCCGGCGGCAAGGCGGGCAACAAGGGATGGGAGGCCGCCGCCGCCGCCCTCGAGATGGTCGACCTCAGCCACCGGCTTCGTTCGTCCTAA
- the der gene encoding ribosome biogenesis GTPase Der, with amino-acid sequence MSQAEGASSGASSDAPSGAPSAPGPTPTVAIVGRPNVGKSTLFNRLVGRRQAIVHDQPGVTRDRITAHLELDGGRVCALVDTGGLVPGDDPIGLNQQVELAVEESDLLVLVVDGREGLVSADETVWSHLRRSGKPAVLVVNKGDTREAQERFDEFHRLGIPDVVLVSAEHGVGVGDLHDLLGERLPDTAGEAVDPDLPAVAIVGRPNVGKSSLVNRIVGAHRVLVSPVAGTTRDPVDSVVEHAGERYLLVDTAGIRRRSQVTGAAEELAVMMARRQIERAQLAVLVVDAAAGITTGDLAIAGSIWELGRAAVVAVNKWDLLDDEAREELEKGWPRLDQILASPPRVNTSALSGRAVDKLFPALQRTLEAYQTTLPTAEVNRLFEQAVRRNSPPLVKKRPWKLFYATQVSTGPPTFMVFANQSLPLRHNYRRYLENRLRQELELPGVPIRLVIRKR; translated from the coding sequence ATGAGCCAAGCCGAAGGCGCTTCTTCCGGCGCTTCCTCAGACGCACCGTCCGGCGCACCCAGCGCGCCCGGGCCGACCCCCACGGTGGCCATCGTCGGCCGCCCCAACGTCGGCAAGTCGACGCTGTTCAACCGGCTGGTGGGGCGGCGTCAAGCCATCGTCCACGACCAGCCGGGAGTCACCCGGGACCGCATCACGGCTCATCTGGAGCTCGATGGTGGACGGGTGTGTGCGCTGGTGGACACCGGTGGTCTGGTACCCGGAGACGATCCCATCGGTCTCAACCAGCAGGTGGAGCTAGCGGTGGAGGAGAGCGACCTGCTGGTGCTGGTGGTGGACGGCCGGGAGGGGCTGGTGAGTGCCGACGAGACGGTGTGGAGTCATCTGCGCCGAAGCGGCAAGCCGGCGGTGCTGGTGGTCAACAAAGGCGACACCCGAGAGGCTCAGGAGCGTTTCGACGAGTTTCACCGTCTCGGCATTCCCGACGTGGTGCTGGTCTCCGCCGAGCACGGCGTCGGCGTCGGTGACCTCCACGATCTGCTGGGAGAACGCCTCCCGGACACGGCCGGCGAAGCTGTCGATCCGGATCTCCCGGCGGTGGCCATCGTCGGTCGCCCCAACGTCGGCAAATCATCCCTGGTCAACCGCATCGTCGGTGCCCACCGCGTGCTGGTTTCTCCAGTGGCGGGGACCACCCGGGATCCGGTGGACTCGGTGGTGGAGCACGCGGGCGAACGGTATCTACTGGTGGACACCGCGGGTATCCGGCGGCGCAGTCAGGTCACCGGCGCGGCGGAGGAGCTGGCGGTGATGATGGCGCGGCGCCAGATCGAGCGAGCCCAGCTGGCGGTGCTGGTGGTGGACGCCGCCGCCGGCATCACCACCGGCGATCTCGCCATCGCCGGCTCCATCTGGGAGCTGGGTCGGGCGGCGGTGGTGGCGGTGAACAAATGGGATCTCCTCGACGATGAGGCTCGGGAGGAGCTTGAGAAGGGCTGGCCCCGGCTGGACCAGATCCTCGCCTCGCCGCCACGGGTCAATACCTCGGCTCTCAGCGGCCGGGCAGTGGACAAGCTCTTTCCGGCTCTGCAGCGGACTCTGGAGGCCTACCAAACCACCTTGCCCACCGCCGAGGTCAACCGCCTCTTCGAGCAGGCGGTGCGGCGCAACTCGCCGCCGCTGGTCAAGAAACGGCCGTGGAAGCTCTTCTATGCCACCCAGGTCTCTACCGGTCCGCCGACCTTCATGGTCTTCGCCAACCAGTCGCTGCCCTTGCGCCACAACTACCGGCGCTACCTGGAGAATCGGCTGCGGCAAGAGCTCGAGCTGCCGGGGGTTCCCATCCGGCTGGTGATCCGCAAGCGGTAG
- a CDS encoding IMS domain-containing protein, whose translation MAKKFLISLCLLLCCGLVACGGATVTDEDRSQIEGTLRAYLPLLSEAYESGNIEPLRELAAERELARVYTRVSELADEGKVVEPTFRELTLEDVQIWNHSNAFATTVEVWDLRVFPTGSSTVLSEELGQSNRVKYQLKRRGEQWQILARELEQTLE comes from the coding sequence ATGGCCAAGAAATTTCTGATCTCCCTCTGCCTCTTGCTCTGCTGCGGGCTCGTCGCCTGCGGTGGCGCCACGGTGACCGACGAAGACCGCAGCCAGATCGAGGGCACGCTGCGGGCCTATCTGCCGCTGCTCTCCGAAGCCTACGAGAGCGGCAATATCGAGCCCCTGCGGGAGCTCGCTGCCGAGCGGGAGCTGGCGCGGGTGTACACCCGGGTCTCGGAGCTGGCAGACGAGGGCAAAGTGGTGGAGCCGACGTTCCGCGAGCTGACCCTCGAAGACGTGCAGATCTGGAACCACAGCAACGCCTTCGCCACCACCGTCGAGGTCTGGGATCTGCGGGTCTTTCCCACCGGCAGCTCGACGGTCCTGAGCGAGGAGCTGGGACAGAGCAATCGCGTCAAATATCAGCTCAAGCGGCGCGGCGAGCAGTGGCAAATCCTCGCCCGTGAGCTCGAGCAAACCCTCGAATGA
- a CDS encoding MerR family transcriptional regulator, whose amino-acid sequence MAPRGKQRKRIFYKIGEACKKLDIQPYVLRYWETEFPALNPNKSRSGQRVYGEEELAIIRRIKDLLYEEGYTIAGAKKRLEAELAAGGAEALDDTASQVVKDGVAVAASALDTARAKRIKTLRRGIEHALEQSREILDLLESRPSAG is encoded by the coding sequence ATGGCCCCCCGCGGCAAGCAACGGAAGCGGATCTTCTACAAGATCGGCGAAGCGTGTAAGAAGTTGGACATCCAGCCTTATGTGCTGCGCTATTGGGAGACCGAGTTCCCAGCCCTCAATCCCAACAAGAGTCGTTCCGGGCAGCGGGTCTATGGCGAGGAGGAGCTCGCCATCATCCGCCGGATCAAAGATCTGCTCTACGAAGAGGGCTATACCATCGCCGGTGCCAAGAAGCGGTTGGAGGCGGAGCTGGCCGCCGGCGGGGCGGAGGCGCTGGACGATACCGCATCCCAAGTTGTGAAAGACGGGGTGGCGGTGGCGGCCTCTGCCCTTGACACCGCCCGGGCCAAGAGGATAAAAACCCTTCGGCGCGGGATCGAGCATGCGCTCGAGCAAAGCCGTGAGATCCTCGATCTCCTGGAGTCTCGCCCATCGGCCGGTTGA
- a CDS encoding HU family DNA-binding protein — translation MANSKKGSRQRSSLTKARLVDEVYDRHGGLTKREAAEIVDKIFTTVKSSLGDGRPVRIMNFGTFEVTARPGRLGVNPASGEKLYIPPHKGLSFRPSRRLRRAVRRGDETDEE, via the coding sequence GTGGCTAATTCGAAGAAAGGCAGTCGGCAGCGCTCCTCCTTGACCAAGGCGCGCTTGGTCGACGAGGTCTATGATCGCCATGGCGGCCTCACCAAGCGGGAAGCGGCGGAGATCGTCGACAAGATCTTCACCACCGTCAAATCGAGCCTTGGGGATGGCCGTCCGGTGCGCATCATGAATTTCGGCACCTTCGAGGTCACTGCCCGGCCGGGCCGTCTCGGAGTCAACCCCGCCAGCGGTGAGAAGCTCTACATCCCTCCTCACAAGGGACTCAGCTTCCGCCCTTCCCGACGGCTGCGCCGCGCGGTTCGCCGCGGCGATGAGACGGACGAGGAGTAG